The Lichenihabitans psoromatis genome contains a region encoding:
- a CDS encoding ribonuclease J: MASGDNELVFCALGGLGEIGMNAALYGFGPPNKRKWLMVDCGVSFAGPDLPGIDLVFPDVSFVERVKKDLVGLVITHAHEDHIGAVTELWPKLGCRIFATRFAANLLEIKRSAEPGAPKIPVEIMAFGDRLDLEPFEVEVIPMAHSIPESSSLAIRTPLGTVLHTGDWKIDETPVIGLPTDQKRLTEIGDEGVLALVCDSTNILREGQSPSEAEVAINLRTLIGNAPGRVLVTTFASNIARIRAVADAAEATGRSVIVVGRAMDRAIEVARDCGYFDGVAPFFSANSYAYLPREKTVVVATGSQGELRAALARMAQDEHPEVKLIPGDRVIFSSRTIPGNEREVGRVINGLVRQGVEVVTDRTEMIHVSGHPRRAEVAQLYGWVRPKIAVPAHGEPLHLFEHGKFARLMGIDHVITAADGDVVLLAPGAPSIVDEAPHGRLCKDGNLLVSANDPSLAARNRLAFAGIVSIAFALTSRGDLAGDPDVVFSGMPTHTRDGKAMDAVIDAAIFATLDNLGRGKRRDPDAAATAVERSVRGAIGAAWGKKPTVHVLVVEV, from the coding sequence ATGGCAAGTGGCGATAATGAGCTCGTATTTTGCGCGCTCGGAGGCCTCGGGGAGATCGGCATGAATGCCGCCCTCTATGGGTTTGGCCCACCGAACAAACGAAAATGGTTGATGGTCGATTGCGGCGTTTCGTTCGCAGGCCCGGATCTTCCGGGGATTGATCTTGTTTTTCCGGATGTCAGCTTTGTTGAACGGGTCAAGAAGGACCTTGTCGGTCTCGTCATTACGCACGCGCATGAAGACCATATCGGTGCTGTGACCGAGCTCTGGCCGAAACTCGGCTGCCGCATCTTCGCAACGCGTTTTGCCGCGAACCTGCTCGAAATCAAGCGATCGGCGGAGCCCGGCGCACCCAAGATCCCGGTCGAGATCATGGCCTTCGGCGATCGGCTCGATCTCGAACCCTTCGAGGTCGAGGTCATCCCGATGGCTCACTCGATCCCGGAAAGCTCGTCTCTGGCCATCCGCACGCCGCTTGGGACGGTTTTGCATACGGGTGACTGGAAGATCGACGAAACCCCGGTGATCGGGCTTCCGACCGACCAGAAGCGACTGACCGAGATCGGCGACGAGGGCGTGTTGGCTCTGGTGTGCGATTCGACCAACATCCTGCGCGAAGGGCAGAGCCCCTCGGAGGCGGAAGTCGCCATCAATCTGCGGACGCTGATCGGCAACGCACCCGGGCGCGTACTGGTCACGACCTTTGCGTCCAACATCGCGCGCATCAGGGCTGTTGCCGATGCGGCGGAAGCCACCGGGCGAAGCGTCATCGTGGTGGGTCGCGCGATGGATCGTGCGATCGAAGTGGCGCGCGATTGTGGCTACTTCGATGGAGTCGCGCCGTTCTTCTCGGCCAACAGCTATGCCTATCTGCCGCGGGAAAAGACTGTCGTGGTCGCGACCGGAAGCCAGGGTGAATTGCGGGCCGCCCTCGCCCGGATGGCGCAGGACGAGCATCCCGAGGTCAAGCTCATCCCAGGTGATCGGGTGATCTTCTCGTCGCGGACGATCCCTGGCAACGAGCGAGAAGTCGGCCGCGTCATCAACGGCCTGGTGCGGCAAGGCGTCGAGGTGGTGACGGACCGAACCGAGATGATCCACGTGTCGGGGCATCCCCGGCGCGCCGAGGTGGCGCAACTCTATGGCTGGGTCCGGCCCAAGATTGCGGTTCCGGCGCATGGCGAGCCACTGCATTTGTTCGAGCATGGCAAGTTTGCGCGGCTTATGGGCATCGATCATGTGATCACGGCTGCGGATGGCGACGTGGTTCTGCTCGCACCGGGAGCGCCGTCTATCGTCGACGAAGCGCCACATGGTCGTCTTTGCAAGGATGGCAATCTGCTGGTCAGTGCCAATGATCCGTCGTTGGCGGCCCGCAACCGGCTTGCCTTCGCGGGCATCGTTTCGATCGCCTTCGCCTTGACGTCGCGAGGCGATCTCGCGGGCGATCCCGACGTCGTCTTTTCCGGCATGCCAACGCATACCCGCGACGGCAAGGCGATGGACGCCGTGATCGATGCCGCGATCTTCGCAACGCTCGATAATCTCGGTCGTGGCAAGCGGCGTGACCCCGATGCAGCCGCGACGGCGGTCGAACGATCGGTTCGCGGCGCGATCGGCGCGGCGTGGGGCAAGAAGCCCACTGTCCATGTGTTGGTGGTGGAAGTCTAA